In Equus caballus isolate H_3958 breed thoroughbred chromosome 26, TB-T2T, whole genome shotgun sequence, the following are encoded in one genomic region:
- the LOC100630657 gene encoding carbonyl reductase [NADPH] 1 — translation MSYTRVALVTGANKGIGFTILRDLCQQFSGDVVLTARDTTRGQAAVQQLQAQGLSPRFHQLDIDDPQSIRTLRDFLLKEYGGLDLLVNNAGITYKIQDSTPIHIQAEVIMKTNFFGTRDVCTELLPLIKPHGRVVNMSSIMSLLALKNCSPELQRKFTSETITEEELVGLMMKFVEDTKNGVHIKEGWPDVMAMAYAVSKMGITVLSRIYARRLSEQRRGDKILLNACCPGWVKTDMGGPEAIKTPEEGAETPVYLALLPSDAKGPHGEFVMEKKVEKWGPLCEYPPWFSRILSLG, via the exons ATGTCTTACACCCGTGTGGCGCTGGTGACTGGGGCTAACAAGGGCATCGGCTTCACTATCCTGCGTGATCTGTGCCAGCAGTTCTCCGGGGATGTGGTGCTCACGGCAAGGGACACCACGCGGGGCCAGGCTGCCgtgcagcagctgcaggcccaGGGCCTGAGCCCACGCTTCCACCAGCTGGACATTGACGACCCCCAGAGCATCCGGACACTGCGCGACTTCCTGCTCAAGGAGTATGGCGGCCTTGACCTGCTGGTCAACAACGCAGGCATCACCTACAAGA TTCAGGATTCCACACCGATTCATATTCAAGCAGAGGTGATAATGAAAACAAACTTTTTTGGTACCCGAGATGTCTGCACAGAGCTACTGCCTCTCATAAAACCCCACG GTAGAGTGGTGAATATGTCTAGCATAATGAGCCTCCTGGCTCTTAAAAACTGCAGCCCAGAACTCCAGCGGAAGTTTACAAGTGAGACTATCACGGAGGAGGAGCTGGTGGGGCTCATGATGAAGTTCGTGGAAGACACGAAGAATGGAGTGCACATAAAGGAAGGCTGGCCTGATGTCATGGCCATGGCATATGCAGTGTCAAAGATGGGCATCACCGTCCTGTCCAGAATCTACGCCAGGAGACTGAGTGAGCAAAGGAGAGGGGACAAGATCCTCCTGAATGCCTGCTGCCCAGGATGGGTGAAAACCGACATGGGgggacctgaagccataaaaacCCCAGAAGAAGGAGCAGAGACCCCCGTGTACTTGGCCCTTTTGCCCTCAGATGCTAAGGGGCCTCACGGGGAATTTGTTATGGAGAAGAAAGTTGAAAAATGGGGACCCCTCTGTGAATACCCTCCATGGTTCTCACGTATTTTGAGCCTTGGATAG